A DNA window from Canis lupus dingo isolate Sandy chromosome 2, ASM325472v2, whole genome shotgun sequence contains the following coding sequences:
- the SNX20 gene encoding sorting nexin-20, whose translation MASPEHPGSPERTGPIAKCTVGAKQEASAAGQDLPCPGPEGHLDAHSSPSPNSSMTTGELQEYWRKEKRCWRRVKLLFEVASARIEERKVSKFVMYQIVVIQTGSFDSNKAVLERRYSDFEMLQKNLLKTFREEMEDIVFPKKHLMGNFTAEMISERKLAFKEYLSLLYAIRCVRRSREFIDFLTRPELREAFGCLRGGQYGRALDILVRVVPLQEKLTAHCPVMVVPALCAMLVCHRDLERPAEALAAGERALQCLQAREGHRYYAPLLEAMIRLAYGLGKDFVSLQEKLQECQLRKPSPWGFTLKELTVREYLY comes from the exons ATGGCAAGTCCTGAGCACCCCGGGAGCCCTGAACGGACAGGACCCATAGCCAAGTGCACTGTGGGGGCCAAGCAGGAAGCATCAGCCGCTGGCCAAGACCTCCCGTGTCCAGGACCTGAAGGGCACTTAG ACGcccacagcagccccagccccaactCCAGCATGACCACCGGGGAGCTGCAGGAGTATTGGCGAAAGGAGAAGCGCTGCTGGAGGCGCGTCAAGCTGCTCTTCGAGGTCGCGTCCGCCCGCATCGAGGAGAGAAAAGTCTCCAAGTTTGTG ATGTACCAAATCGTCGTCATCCAGACAGGGAGTTTTGACAGCAACAAAGCTGTGCTGGAACGGCGCTATTCAGACTTTGAGATGCTCCAGAAAAACCTCCTCAAGACGTTCCGGGAAGAGATGGAAGACATCGTCTTCCCCAAGAAGCACCTGATGGGCAACTTCACGGCGGAGATGATCTCCGAGCGCAAGCTGGCCTTCAAGGAGTACCTGAGCCTGCTCTACGCCATCCGCTGTGTCCGGCGCTCCCGCGAGTTCATCGACTTCCTGACGCGGCCCGAGCTCCGGGAGGCCTTCGGCTGCCTGCGCGGGGGCCAGTACGGCCGCGCCCTGGACATCCTGGTGCGCGTCGTGCCCCTGCAGGAGAAGCTGACGGCCCACTGCCCCGTGATGGTGGTCCCGGCCCTCTGTGCCATGCTGGTGTGCCACCGCGACCTTGAGCGGCCAGCCGAGGCCTTGGCGGCGGGGGAGAGGGCGCTGCAGTGCCTGCAGGCCCGGGAGGGCCACCGCTACTACGCGCCCCTGCTGGAGGCCATGATCCGCCTGGCCTATGGGCTGGGCAAGGACTTCGTGTCGCTGCAGGAGAAGCTGCAGGAGTGCCAGCTCCGCAAGCCCAGCCCCTGGGGCTTCACCCTGAAGGAACTCACCGTGCGGGAATATCTGTACTGA